One stretch of Tribolium castaneum strain GA2 chromosome 5, icTriCast1.1, whole genome shotgun sequence DNA includes these proteins:
- the LOC660294 gene encoding heat shock protein 60A: MYRLPSTMRSVALSKANRLSQIQRWYAKDVRFGPEVRALMLQGVDVLADAVAVTMGPKGRNVIIEQSWGSPKITKDGVTVAKGVELKDKFQNIGARLVQDVANNTNEEAGDGTTTATVLARSIAKEGFENLGKGANPVEIRKGIMLAVEKITETLKTLSKPVTTPEEICQVATISANGDQSVGNLIADAMKKVGKEGVITVKDGKTLHDELEVIEGFKFDRGYISPYFVNTSKGAKVEYQDALILLSEKKISSVQSIVPALELANMQKKPLIIVAEDIDGEALTTLVVNRLRIGLQVAAVKAPGFGDNRKATLQDMAIATGGIVFGDEANIVKLEDVQLSDLGQVGEIVITKDDTLILKGKGKKDDISKRAEQIKDQIENTTSEYEKEKLQERLARLASGVALLKVGGSSEVEVNEKKDRVTDALNATRAAVEEGIVPGGGTALLRCSGSLDGLKPGNNDQAIGIEIVKRALKVPCMTIAKNAGVDGATVVAKIEQQQGDYGYDALNNEYVNMFERGIIDPTKVVRTALIDASGVASLLTTAEAVITEIPKEEPPIPSGGMGGMGGMGGMGGMM; the protein is encoded by the exons AAG GGCCGTAACGTGATCATCGAACAGTCGTGGGGCTCCCCAAAGATCACCAAAGACGGCGTCACCGTCGCCAAAGGCGTGGAACTCAAAGACAAGTTCCAGAACATCGGCGCCCGCTTAGTACAGGACGTTGCCAACAACACCAACGAGGAGGCAGGGGACGGAACCACTACTGCTACAGTATTGGCCCGCTCTATTGCTAAAGAGGGTTTCGAAAATCTTGGCAAGGGCGCTAATCCAGTCGAAATTCGCAAAGGCATAATGCTAGCGGTTGAGAAGATCACGGAAACGTTGAAAACTCTCTCAAAGCCCGTCACCACACCTGAGGAGATATGCCAGGTGGCCACGATTTCGGCTAATGGGGATCAGTCGGTTGGTAATTTAATTGCCGATGCCATGAAGAAGGTGGGCAAAGAAGGCGTGATTACGGTCAAAGATGGGAAAACTCTGCACGATGAGCTTGAAGTTATTGAAGGGTTCAAGTTTGACCGCGGATACATTTCCCCATACTTTGTCAATACCTCAAAAG GTGCAAAAGTGGAATACCAGGATGCTCTAATCCTCCTCAGCGAAAAGAAAATCTCATCGGTTCAAAGCATTGTCCCCGCCTTGGAGCTGGCAAACATGCAAAAGAAACCCTTAATTATCGTTGCTGAAGACATAGACGGCGAAGCTTTGACCACACTAGTCGTCAACAGACTGCGTATTGGTCTTCAAGTGGCGGCTGTAAAAGCCCCAGGTTTTGGCGACAACCGCAAAGCCACCCTCCAAGATATGGCCATCGCCACTGGAGGTATCGTTTTTGGAGACGAAGCCAATATTGTCAAACTTGAAGACGTCCAACTGTCCGATCTCGGCCAAGTTGGCGAAATTGTCATCACTAAGGATGATACACTTATCTTGAAAGGGAAAGGCAAAAAAGACGATATCTCTAAACGCGCTGAGCAAATTAAAGATCAGATTGAAAACACCACTTCTGAATACGAGAAGGAGAAACTTCAGGAACGTTTGGCGAGATTGGCTTCAGGAGTGGCTTTGTTGAAAGTGGGAGGCAGTAGCGAGGTTGAAGTTAACGAGAAAAAAGACAGAGTGACTGATGCTTTGAATGCGACTAGAGCAGCTGTTGAGGAAGGAATTGTTCCTGGAGGTGGTACTGCCTTGCTTAGGTGCTCCGGCAGTTTGGATGGGCTCAAGCCGGGAAACAATGACCAAGCTATTG GAATCGAAATTGTGAAGAGAGCTTTGAAAGTACCTTGCATGACCATCGCCAAGAACGCTGGCGTAGATGGCGCGACTGTTGTTGCCAAAATCGAGCAACAACAAGGTGACTACGGTTACGATGCTCTTAACAACGAATATGTCAATATGTTTGAAAGAGGAATCATTGATCCTACGaag GTTGTGCGCACAGCCCTTATTGACGCGTCTGGTGTAGCGTCACTTTTGACCACCGCCGAGGCAGTAATCACCGAAATACCAAAGGAAGAACCGCCAATTCCAAGCGGTGGAATGGGTGGTATGGGAGGTATGGGTGGAATGGGCGGAATGATGTAA
- the LOC103312990 gene encoding mediator of RNA polymerase II transcription subunit 15 codes for MAKVLNIADDDCWKHPGFRRAIVSRIEKAVRLSGISTTRNSTEMENHIFQEVTTKQEYLIYVAQLILFFREMGSKKDAAMGVPGQNQGAAPDVADVVNALQSLTIQGTGPMDGQQQNE; via the exons ATGGCTAAAGTTTTGAATATAGCTGACGATGATTGTTGGAAACATCCAGGCTTCAGGCGGGCTATAGTTTCAAGAAT TGAGAAAGCGGTTCGTCTGTCAGGTATTAGTACCACGCGCAACAGCACTGAAATGGAAAATCATATTTTCCAAGAAGTCACGACAAAACAAGAATATTTGATCTACGTTGCTcagcttattttgtttttccgCGAAATGG GCTCGAAAAAGGACGCTGCAATGGGTGTCCCAGGCCAAAATCAAGGAGCAGCTCCAGACGTAGCTGACGTCGTTAATGCACTGCAAAGTTTAACAATTCAAGGCACAGGGCCAATGGATGGCCAACAACAAAACGAATAG
- the LOC660173 gene encoding mediator of RNA polymerase II transcription subunit 15, producing the protein MGDDGSWRTPAFRQSVVSKIDEAIRQSGMNTSRNSIEMENHVFQKAKTKEEYLGYVARLILHVREMNTKKGAGMGVPGQNQGAPGVPDPINALQTLAIQGTRNPLMTMGGNQPGPMGAQQQIAASNLLQNLNRGPGQAMNNMQQGMVQRPNMGMGPNGGPLPNQLGNQMSQMNTQMANQLAGQMPNQMGNQMQGPVQNQMANQLPGQMQMGGPMQNSMGPMGNQMPNQMLSQMQSNKQGPMMMNGPNTGFPRNSTPNQFLSQSPSPSVQSPAGLSGAPPSNQMVASPALAPSPSSQMGMLGAGPPRSVGMVPSPGSSLNTPGQPNQSPMGMQDEQAYREKVRQLSKYIEPLRKMIARMGNDGEHVEKLSKMKKLLEILSNPQQRMPLETLKKCEVVLEKLDFKRSDGSVPTSTSGHLPIKEHHVFNPLLEAVSNNLQSSVINHTLHRTFGPTLEALFGPEIKLVPPLKKMKLEEPTSDIPDVLQGEIARLDQRFKVSLDPNQQPGSKSIQLTCWLDDKQLPCVPPISLVVPEDYPKSAPSCHMAAHEYNATQFLSAVQTALLARIKKLPKYFSVSQLLDTWEMSVRQASAPTSVPVFPTTLLMGL; encoded by the exons ATGGGTGACGATGGTTCTTGGAGAACCCCAGCCTTTAGACAAAGTGTTGtatcaaaaat TGATGAAGCAATTCGTCAGTCAGGAATGAACACTTCACGCAACAGCATTGAAATGGAAAATCATGTTTTCCAGAAAGCTAAGACAAAAGAAGAATATTTGGGCTACGTGGCCCGACTTATTCTCCACGTCCGCGAAATGA ACACCAAAAAGGGCGCTGGAATGGGTGTCCCAGGCCAAAATCAAGGAGCTCCTGGCGTGCCTGACCCCATAAACGCATTACAAACATTGGCCATTCAAGGCACGAGAAACCCTTTGATGACAATGGGTGGCAATCAGCCAGGCCCGATGGGCGCCCAACAGCAAATTGCAGCCtcaaatttactacaaaatttGAACAGGGGCCCAGGACAAGCCATGAACAACATGCAGCAAGGGATGGTACAGAGACCCAACATGGGCATGGGCCCCAACGGCGGCCCTCTACCCAACCAACTGGGCAACCAGATGAGTCAAATGAACACTCAAATGGCCAACCAACTGGCTGGACAAATGCCCAACCAGATGGGCAACCAGATGCAAGGCCCCGTGCAGAATCAAATGGCCAACCAACTGCCCGGTCAGATGCAGATGGGGGGCCCTATGCAGAACTCCATGGGGCCAATGGGCAACCAAATGCCCAATCAAATGCTAAGCCAGATGCAATCGAATAAGCAAGGCCCTATGATGATGAATGGACCTAACACCGGATTCCCCAGAAACTCAACCCCTAACCAGTTCCTGAGCCAAAGTCCGTCGCCCTCAGTCCAGTCCCCGGCTGGTCTCAGTGGGGCTCCGCCCAGTAATCAGATGGTAGCGTCGCCGGCTTTGGCCCCATCGCCCAGCTCGCAAATGGGCATGTTGGGGGCAGGGCCCCCAAGGTCCGTGGGCATGGTGCCCAGCCCTGGGAGCTCCCTCAACACGCCGGGACAACCAAACCAAAGCCCCATGGGAATGCAGGATGAACAGGCTTACCGCGAAAAAGTCAGACAGTTGAGCAAGTACATAGAACCGCTGAGGAAAATGATCGCTAGGATGGGGAACGATGGCGAAC ATGTGGAAAAGCTGAGCAAAATGAAGAAGTTGCTCGAAATTTTGTCGAACCCGCAGCAACGAATGCCTTTAGAAACACTGAAAAAATGTGAAGTGGTTTTGGAGAAGCTTGACTTTAAGAGGAGTGACGGAAGTGTTCCAACATCAACAAGTGGGCATTTGCCCATCAAGGAGCACCACGTGTTCAATCCGTTATTGGAGGCAGTcagtaataatttacaaagCTCGGTTATAAATCACACCCTACATCGCACTTTTGGGCCCACTTTGGAGGCTCTATTTGGGCCAGAAATAAA gttggttCCCCCATTGAAAAAGATGAAACTGGAAGAGCCCACCAGCGATATTCCCGATGTACTTCAGGGGGAAATCGCGCGACTCGATCAGCGATTTAAAGTCTCACTTGATCCAAACCAGCAGCCTGGTTCCAAGTCAATTCAGCTGACTTGTTGGTTGGATGATAAACAATTGCCATGCGTTCCTCCAATTTCTTTGGTCGTTCCTGAAGACTACCCAAAATCGGCACCAAGTTGCCATATGGCCGCTCATGAATATAACGCTACTCAATTTTTGTCAGCTGTGCAAACGGCTCTGTTAGCGAGGATAAAGAAGTTGCCGAagtatttttcagtttctcagcTATTGGACACGTGGGAGATGAGTGTGAGGCAAGCCTCGGCTCCGACAAGCGTTCCCGTTTTTCCCACAACTTTACTCATGGGGCTGTAG
- the l(2)gd1 gene encoding coiled-coil and C2 domain-containing protein 1-like isoform X2: MFGAKKSEKTKRDHSGRNLSQYGLFDVSADFNLDGGLMDGGLDNENDSDLEAELAALTQGGGGKPKRPPRKKVPDADLDAMVAESMKDIPSDEELSGDDDDPELLNELSNIAGDTPEKEEEDQPSPARSPEGSSDIVKLLNDRLKMYEEAEKNAKAAGESSRARRFGRGLKTLKDLIKQANAGRPINNDDIPPEVSTGVKKPPATDDTTDSPPQPSRAAPPVPVQSDPEPEPEPEKTPEETPQVDPQLIHLLTERKNQYKIAALKAKKSGDNATAISYIKIAKQFETVIAAAQSGQPVDLSRMPGPPQEPVEKVEENKTQNDSVPQSDEPEADETLITASSVEEALEQRLAVYKKQEESAKEQGNASKARRMGRIVKQYEQAIKAHKAGKPIPVDELPTPPGYAPIPVPGSEAPKPTPAAPEQPPRPKTSPKTQPSTSQSTRISGNHVPNSRADKQLVLLLAKQKQFKEAALAAKRKGEIDQAKEYLRTAKGFDPLIDAASCGLPVDLSTLPVSPSAKSQLDNEYEMVMADECSEDDNSNTDVIARLENQLTKQLKMCLSTRDHHKALGDVAGTNRFERLALNVTKDLDIVRLARRTPGAGVPKFHYENRDFSIVKSFTELGENDLELTIVRGISYTCSNPKEIDTYVKFDFPYPQDEPFSQRTATVKDTNSPEYNATYTIPIQRNARVCQRVFKRQSVKFEVYSKGGFFRGDTLIGTATVKLQPLETQCELHDSFDLLEGRKKIGGKLEVRMRLRHPIVNQQVEQLHEKWLVIDNV; this comes from the exons ATGTTTGGGGCTAAGAAAAGCGAGAAAACAAAGCGGGACCATTCCGGGAGGAATTTGTCACAG TATGGGTTGTTTGATGTATCAGCTGATTTTAACCTAGACGGGGGGCTAATGGACGGTGGTCTCGACAATGAGAATGATAGTGATTTGGAAGCCGAATTGGCGGCGTTGACTCAAGGGGGCGGCGGCAAACCCAAACGTCCCCCAAGGAAGAAGGTTCCTGATGCGGATTTAGACGCAATGGTTGCTGAAAGTATGAAGGATATACCTTCAGACGAGGAGCTGTCAGGGGATGACGATGATCCAGAACTCTTAAATGAGCTAAGCAACATTGCgg GAGACACACCCGAAAAAGAAGAGGAGGATCAACCATCGCCGGCAAGGTCACCTGAGGGGTCCAGCGACATAGTGAAGCTTTTAAATGACCGATTAAAAATGTACGAAGAAGCAGAAAAAAACGCTAAAGCTGCCGGTGAATCAAGCAGGGCAAGACGATTTGGCAGAGGCTTGAAAACCCTCAAGGACTTAATAAAACAAGCGAACGCCGGCCGACCCATTAACAACGACGACATTCCTCCCGAAGTTAGCACTGGAGTGAAAAAACCCCCAGCCACCGACGACACAACCGATTCGCCGCCGCAGCCCTCAAGGGCTGCTCCTCCAGTTCCTGTACAATCTGACCCCGAACCTGAACCAGAACCCGAAAAAACCCCTGAAGAAACACCCCAAGTAGACCCCCAACTAATCCACTTGCTTAcggaacgaaaaaatcaatacAAAATTGCCGCCCTCAAAGCCAAAAAATCAGGCGATAACGCCACTGCCATTAGTTACATAAAAATAGCCAAACAGTTTGAAACGGTCATCGCAGCGGCCCAAAGCGGCCAACCAGTCGACTTATCTCGCATGCCAGGACCGCCCCAAGAGCCGGTCGAAAAAGtcgaagaaaataaaacccaGAATGATAGCGTTCCTCAGAGTGACGAACCCGAGGCTGACGAAACGCTGATAACAGCTTCGTCAGTTGAGGAAGCTTTAGAACAACGACTGGCCGTGTATAAGAAACAAGAAGAGTCGGCCAAGGAACAAGGCAATGCGAGTAAAGCCAGACGAATGGGTCGGATTGTGAAACAGTATGAGCAAGCCATCAAGGCGCATAAAGCGGGGAAGCCGATTCCTGTTGACGAGTTACCGACTCCTCCAGGCTATGCCCCGATTCCGGTTCCGGGAAGTGAAGCTCCGAAACCTACACCCGCTGCACCGGAGCAACCGCCCAGACCTAAAACATCTCCAAAAACACAGCCCTCCACTTCACAATCGACGAGAATTTCAg GAAATCATGTTCCAAATTCACGAGCCGACAAGCAATTGGTTCTTCTTCTCGCAAAACAGAAACAGTTCAAAGAAGCGGCGCTTGCCGCCAAACGAAAGGGCGAAATAGATCAAGCCAAGGAGTACCTAAGAACTGCGAAAGGTTTTGACCCCCTTATTGATGCAGCGAGCTGTGGTCTTCCGGTGGATTTATCCACTTTGCCGGTATCGCCCTCTGCCAAGTCACAATTAGACAACGA atacGAAATGGTGATGGCTGACGAGTGTAGCGAAGATGATAACTCCAACACGGACGTCATTGCGAGACTTGAAAACCAATTAACTAAACAGTTGAAAATGTGTCTGAGTACCCGTGACCACCATAAAGCCCTTGGTGATGTCGCTGGGACAAATCGTTTTGAAAGATTGGCCTTAAACGTTACGAAAGATTTGGATATTGTGAGATTAGCACGGAGGACTCCAGGTGCGGGGGTTCCGAAATTCCATTACGAGAATAGAGATTTTTCAATCGTGAAAAGTTTCACGGAATTGGGCGAAAACGATCTAGAATTAACCATTGTTAGAGGGATAAGCTACACTTGCAGTAATCCGAAAGAGATTGATACGTATGTTAAGTTTGATTTTCCATATCCTCAG GATGAACCGTTTAGTCAAAGAACAGCCACTGTCAAAGACACAAACAGTCCGGAATACAACGCCACTTACACAATACCCATACAAAGAAATGCAAGAGTCTGCCAGAGGGTGTTCAAAAGGCAGTCTGTCAAGTTTGAGGTTTACTCTAAGGG CGGTTTCTTTCGTGGAGATACGTTAATTGGTACTGCCACAGTCAAATTACAACCACTGGAAACTCAGTGTGAATTGCACGATAGTTTTGAT TTGTTGGAAGgaaggaaaaaaattggaggcaaACTAGAAGTCAGAATGAGGCTTCGACATCCCATCGTTAATCAGCAAGTCGAGCAATTGCATGAAAAGTGGCTTGTTATTGATAATGTTTAA
- the l(2)gd1 gene encoding coiled-coil and C2 domain-containing protein 1-like isoform X1 — translation MFGAKKSEKTKRDHSGRNLSQYGLFDVSADFNLDGGLMDGGLDNENDSDLEAELAALTQGGGGKPKRPPRKKVPDADLDAMVAESMKDIPSDEELSGDDDDPELLNELSNIAGDTPEKEEEDQPSPARSPEGSSDIVKLLNDRLKMYEEAEKNAKAAGESSRARRFGRGLKTLKDLIKQANAGRPINNDDIPPEVSTGVKKPPATDDTTDSPPQPSRAAPPVPVQSDPEPEPEPEKTPEETPQVDPQLIHLLTERKNQYKIAALKAKKSGDNATAISYIKIAKQFETVIAAAQSGQPVDLSRMPGPPQEPVEKVEENKTQNDSVPQSDEPEADETLITASSVEEALEQRLAVYKKQEESAKEQGNASKARRMGRIVKQYEQAIKAHKAGKPIPVDELPTPPGYAPIPVPGSEAPKPTPAAPEQPPRPKTSPKTQPSTSQSTRISGNHVPNSRADKQLVLLLAKQKQFKEAALAAKRKGEIDQAKEYLRTAKGFDPLIDAASCGLPVDLSTLPVSPSAKSQLDNEYEMVMADECSEDDNSNTDVIARLENQLTKQLKMCLSTRDHHKALGDVAGTNRFERLALNVTKDLDIVRLARRTPGAGVPKFHYENRDFSIVKSFTELGENDLELTIVRGISYTCSNPKEIDTYVKFDFPYPQDEPFSQRTATVKDTNSPEYNATYTIPIQRNARVCQRVFKRQSVKFEVYSKGCWCASDFACCFSGFFRGDTLIGTATVKLQPLETQCELHDSFDLLEGRKKIGGKLEVRMRLRHPIVNQQVEQLHEKWLVIDNV, via the exons ATGTTTGGGGCTAAGAAAAGCGAGAAAACAAAGCGGGACCATTCCGGGAGGAATTTGTCACAG TATGGGTTGTTTGATGTATCAGCTGATTTTAACCTAGACGGGGGGCTAATGGACGGTGGTCTCGACAATGAGAATGATAGTGATTTGGAAGCCGAATTGGCGGCGTTGACTCAAGGGGGCGGCGGCAAACCCAAACGTCCCCCAAGGAAGAAGGTTCCTGATGCGGATTTAGACGCAATGGTTGCTGAAAGTATGAAGGATATACCTTCAGACGAGGAGCTGTCAGGGGATGACGATGATCCAGAACTCTTAAATGAGCTAAGCAACATTGCgg GAGACACACCCGAAAAAGAAGAGGAGGATCAACCATCGCCGGCAAGGTCACCTGAGGGGTCCAGCGACATAGTGAAGCTTTTAAATGACCGATTAAAAATGTACGAAGAAGCAGAAAAAAACGCTAAAGCTGCCGGTGAATCAAGCAGGGCAAGACGATTTGGCAGAGGCTTGAAAACCCTCAAGGACTTAATAAAACAAGCGAACGCCGGCCGACCCATTAACAACGACGACATTCCTCCCGAAGTTAGCACTGGAGTGAAAAAACCCCCAGCCACCGACGACACAACCGATTCGCCGCCGCAGCCCTCAAGGGCTGCTCCTCCAGTTCCTGTACAATCTGACCCCGAACCTGAACCAGAACCCGAAAAAACCCCTGAAGAAACACCCCAAGTAGACCCCCAACTAATCCACTTGCTTAcggaacgaaaaaatcaatacAAAATTGCCGCCCTCAAAGCCAAAAAATCAGGCGATAACGCCACTGCCATTAGTTACATAAAAATAGCCAAACAGTTTGAAACGGTCATCGCAGCGGCCCAAAGCGGCCAACCAGTCGACTTATCTCGCATGCCAGGACCGCCCCAAGAGCCGGTCGAAAAAGtcgaagaaaataaaacccaGAATGATAGCGTTCCTCAGAGTGACGAACCCGAGGCTGACGAAACGCTGATAACAGCTTCGTCAGTTGAGGAAGCTTTAGAACAACGACTGGCCGTGTATAAGAAACAAGAAGAGTCGGCCAAGGAACAAGGCAATGCGAGTAAAGCCAGACGAATGGGTCGGATTGTGAAACAGTATGAGCAAGCCATCAAGGCGCATAAAGCGGGGAAGCCGATTCCTGTTGACGAGTTACCGACTCCTCCAGGCTATGCCCCGATTCCGGTTCCGGGAAGTGAAGCTCCGAAACCTACACCCGCTGCACCGGAGCAACCGCCCAGACCTAAAACATCTCCAAAAACACAGCCCTCCACTTCACAATCGACGAGAATTTCAg GAAATCATGTTCCAAATTCACGAGCCGACAAGCAATTGGTTCTTCTTCTCGCAAAACAGAAACAGTTCAAAGAAGCGGCGCTTGCCGCCAAACGAAAGGGCGAAATAGATCAAGCCAAGGAGTACCTAAGAACTGCGAAAGGTTTTGACCCCCTTATTGATGCAGCGAGCTGTGGTCTTCCGGTGGATTTATCCACTTTGCCGGTATCGCCCTCTGCCAAGTCACAATTAGACAACGA atacGAAATGGTGATGGCTGACGAGTGTAGCGAAGATGATAACTCCAACACGGACGTCATTGCGAGACTTGAAAACCAATTAACTAAACAGTTGAAAATGTGTCTGAGTACCCGTGACCACCATAAAGCCCTTGGTGATGTCGCTGGGACAAATCGTTTTGAAAGATTGGCCTTAAACGTTACGAAAGATTTGGATATTGTGAGATTAGCACGGAGGACTCCAGGTGCGGGGGTTCCGAAATTCCATTACGAGAATAGAGATTTTTCAATCGTGAAAAGTTTCACGGAATTGGGCGAAAACGATCTAGAATTAACCATTGTTAGAGGGATAAGCTACACTTGCAGTAATCCGAAAGAGATTGATACGTATGTTAAGTTTGATTTTCCATATCCTCAG GATGAACCGTTTAGTCAAAGAACAGCCACTGTCAAAGACACAAACAGTCCGGAATACAACGCCACTTACACAATACCCATACAAAGAAATGCAAGAGTCTGCCAGAGGGTGTTCAAAAGGCAGTCTGTCAAGTTTGAGGTTTACTCTAAGGG CTGCTGGTGCGCTAGCGACTTTGCTTGTTGTTTCAGCGGTTTCTTTCGTGGAGATACGTTAATTGGTACTGCCACAGTCAAATTACAACCACTGGAAACTCAGTGTGAATTGCACGATAGTTTTGAT TTGTTGGAAGgaaggaaaaaaattggaggcaaACTAGAAGTCAGAATGAGGCTTCGACATCCCATCGTTAATCAGCAAGTCGAGCAATTGCATGAAAAGTGGCTTGTTATTGATAATGTTTAA